One genomic segment of Arachis duranensis cultivar V14167 chromosome 4, aradu.V14167.gnm2.J7QH, whole genome shotgun sequence includes these proteins:
- the LOC107486280 gene encoding uncharacterized protein LOC107486280, translated as MAFQIGKKKERLQTHIGIHDSANNQAWRKCEALMKLKRHISAAIEKQSEQAKKNYQIHLTATIDCIRFLLRQGLAFRGNDEVDDSVNQGNFSELLNFLVQHNEEIDRALKNARGNLKLRAPSIQKDIVRAAASETTKVIVNDFGDELFATLVDEAHDISIKEQMSVCLRYVNKEGQVREHFLGLVHVSNTNALSLKLALESLLETYNLSLSRVRGQGYDGTTSCKRRDMLRDSQMTKTIEALQSGEIASGRGLNQEIALKRVGDTRWGRSRRKAQKISNLHHFQVEIFYHVVDRQLQELNNRFTEVNTELLLCIACLNPRQSFLAFDNEKLIQLARFYPLEFSSTQLLALDSQLENFILDVRSDDQFSNLNGIGALSQKLIETRKNIVYPLVLLKLALVLPVVTALVERTFYAMNIIKSRLRSRMGDEFLNDCLVTYIERETFDCIDNEKCLGLISILNLILHLTYIYQI; from the exons ATGGCTTttcaaattggaaaaaaaaaggagagattACAAACTCATATTGGGATTCATGATAGTGCTAATAATCAAGCTTGGAGAAAATGTGAAGCACTTATGAAACTAAAACGACACATTAGTGCTGCTATTGAAAAACAATCTGAGCAAGCTAAAAAGAATTATCAAATTCATTTGACAGCCACAATTGATTGTATTAGATTTCTTTTGCGACAAGGATTGGCCTTTCGTGGTAATGATGAGGTAGATGATTCTGTTAATCAAGGAAATTTTTCGGAACTTCTAAACTTTCTTGTGCAACATAATGAAGAGATTGATCGTGCTTTAAAAAATGCTCGTGGAAATCTTAAGCTAAGAGCTCCCTCAATTCAAAAAGATATTGTAAGAGCTGCTGCAAGTGAAACGACAAAAGTTATTGTTAATGATTTTGGAGATGAATTGTTTGCTACTTTGGTTGATGAAGCCCACGACATTTCTATTAAGGAGCAAATGTCAGTTTGTTTAAGATATGTGAATAAAGAAGGGCAAGTTAGAGAGCATTTTCTTGGTCTTGTTCATGTTTCTAATACTAATGCTTTATCTCTAAAATTAGCATTGGAGTCATTATTAGAAACATATAATTTAAGTTTATCAAGAGTACGTGGTCAAGGATATGATGGTACAA CTTCGTGTAAACGAAGAGATATGCTTCGTGATAGTCAGATGACTAAGACAATTGAAGCATTACAAAGTGGAGAAATTGCTAGTGGACGTGGTTTGAATCAAGAAATAgctttgaaaagagttggagaTACTAGATGGG GAAGATCAAGACGCAAAGCTCAAAAGATTTCAAATTTGCATCATTTTCAAGTTGAGATATTCTATCATGTAGTTGATAGAcaacttcaagaactcaacAATCGTTTTACAGAGGTGAATACTGAATTACTTCTTTGTATAGCTTGTCTGAATCCAAGACAATCATTTCTTGCGTTTGATAACGAGAAGTTAATCCAGTTAGCTCGATTCTATCCATTGGAATTTTCTTCTACTCAACTTTTGGCACTTGATAGTCAACTTGAGAACTTTATACTAGATGTGCGTTCTGATGATCAATTCTCAAACTTAAATGGGATTGGTGCTCTTTCTCAGAAATTGATTGAgactcgaaaaaatattgtttatccATTAGTTCTTTTGAAGTTAGCTTTAGTTTTGCCTGTAGTAACTGCATTAGTTGAAAGAACTTTTTATGCGATGAACATCATAAAGAGTCGGCTTCGCAGCCGTATGGGAgatgaatttttaaatgattgttTAGTGACATACATAGAAAGAGAGACATTTGATTGTATTGACAATGAAAAGTGCCTTggtttaatttctattttgaatttgattctCCACCTGACCTAcatatatcaaatttaa